Proteins encoded within one genomic window of Rhododendron vialii isolate Sample 1 chromosome 1a, ASM3025357v1:
- the LOC131308119 gene encoding uncharacterized protein LOC131308119 produces the protein MFAYLSNEREETLTWALDNLKNWMLQKGASMPLVFVSDRDLALMNAIEACFPTARHILSIWHINQCVMKNCNRVLGPEWKRFITSWHSLINSSTPSSFKHKWQAMCDDFRQFPYVITYLWQTWLRSYKERFVSAWTDTCMHLGSNSSQRVESAHARLKLYLGDTMSSLQTSFDKIEKMLKNQFGEIKKSFEKSLNIPRHKQLRDDIFDQVRCRISLEAMEFIHDQLETALEVSPHIVGYCNCTIKITHGLPCMHDLAYYRSISTPIPLWSIHAHWIRLSMHATEFNEEGARPDRTSQVVEILDGMDPPMREHIIDRIINMADPSCSTVRPPSYNTEHRGRPTGRDEQSTRRIPSFSEASTSGSRTATSRVRGRGRRGRGSGVRNTQFIVPSITDRYIQRLPQAYQRYISHTVDVLGDGHCGFRAIAALIGYSENDWSRVRDELIEEIRQNYYLYSVIYPVHDWVNRLLILLNWFEPTAPKDHWMEAMTLGVVIATRYNLVLHTFDEDVYGCFTHLPLRSLPVPVEYRREIAIARVNNNHFV, from the exons ATGTTCGCTTATCTtagtaatgagagagaagagacattGACATGGGCATTGGATAACTTAAAAAACTGGATGCTTCAAAAGGGGGCGTCGATGCCATTGGTGTTTGTTTCAGATCGGGATTTAGCGCTTATGAACGCCATTGAAGCATGTTTCCCTACGGCACGTCACATCTTGTCtatttggcacataaatcaGTGCGTCATGAAGAACTGCAACCGTGTGCTCGGTCCGGAATGGAAGCGCTTCATCACGTCATGGCACTCGCTTATCAATTCATCTACACCTTCGTCTTTCAAACATAAGTGGCAAGCCATGTGCGACGATTTTCGCCAGTTCCCGTATGTCATAACTTACCTGTGGCAAACATGGTTAAGGTCGTACAAAGAGCGGTTTGTTTCAGCATGGACAGATACATGTATGCACCTTGgaagcaattcaagtcaaag GGTAGAGTCTGCACATGCGAGGCTAAAGCTATATTTGGGGGATACCATGTCATCGCTacaaacatcttttgataaaatagaaaagatgttgaaaaatcagttcggGGAAATTAAGAAGTCGTTCGAGAAATCATTGAACATTCCACGCCACAAACAATTGCGTGACGACATTTTTGATCAGGTAAGGTGTCGcatttcattagaggcaatggagTTCATACATGATCAGCTAGAAACCGCTTTAGAAGTATCCCCCCACATTGTTGGCTATTGCAACTGTACGATCAAAATCacacacggattgccatgcatgcacgatCTTGCATATTATCGTTCCATTTCCACTCCAATTCCACTATGGAGTATCCACGCTCATTGGATTAGGTTGTCTATGCACGCAACCGAGTTTAATGAGGAGGGAGCACGACCTGACAGGACATCTCAGGTCGTTGAGATATTAGATGGGATGGATCCACCTATGCGAGAGCATATCATAGACAGGATTATCAATATGGCAGATCCATCTTGTAGCACAGTTCGACCTCCATCGTACAACACAGAACATAGAGGTCGACCTACAGGTAGAGATGAGCAAAGTACACGTCGCATACCTTCTTTCTCAGAAGCATCCACTTCAGGATCAAGGACTGCAACATcgcgagtgagagggagagggagacgtgGGAGGGGTTCGGGGGTTCGCAACACTCAATTTATAGTTCCATCCATCACTGATCGCTACATTCAACGATTACCTCAGGCTTATCAGCGTTATATTTCCCACACTGTTGACGTGCTTGGTGATGGTCATTGTGGATTCAGAGCGATAGCTGCACTAATCGGGTATAGTGAAAATGATTGGAGTCGAGTACGAGATGAGCTTATTGAAGAGATTCGACAAAATTATTATCTATACAGTGTGATTTATCCAGTACATGATTGGGTAAATCGTCTACTAATTTTACTGAATTGGTTCGAGCCTACAGCACCAAAGGATCATTGGATGGAGGCTATGACTTTGGGAGTTGTCATCGCAACAAGGTACAACCttgtactgcatacatttgatgaggatgtttacggttgttttactcatttgCCATTGAGGTCCCTTCCAGTTCCAGTCGAATACCGCCGGGAAATTGCTATTGCCCGTGTTAACAACAATCACTTCGTGTAA